The DNA region tttttgattagtaatatgcattgctaagaacttcatttggacaactttaaaggtgatttttaaaatatttttgcacccccagattttcaaatagttgtatctcagccaaatattgcctttcctaacaaaccatacatcaatgaaaagcattttttttctgctttcaggtgatgtataaatctcaatttcaaaaaatgtacccttattactgattttgtggtccagggtcacatactgcCTCTGTTCAAATATTCACCAATGGCTTTTCTTATCTTTTTTATTATAGGTACATTTACAGGAAGTGATGCATGTCAAGATCATTCAATGGACTGGATCAGTGAGGAGTAGCTCAGATGTCTGAGAGCGACAATAGAATTTCAGTCTCTAAACTGACCTTAGAATAAATGTACAGCTTTGGTGTGAATAGGGTAATAGTCATGTACATTGTTCATAAAAGATGTAAAGAATATGAATCATAAAATACTATGTGAAAGTTTGTACATGTACATGTATTTCACTGTGTCATAATCCACATCACTATTTATTTCTTATTGTTGTACAAAGTACTTTGCTATTTCTCTAGTGTGCACTTTGTTATGTCTTAGACATAAGTGTGAATGAAATGTTTTGGCGTTAAACATGGCAGGATTAATAAGTCTGTGTCTTAGAGGAGTTAACATTTGGCTgatataaatatatgaataaacaCCTATGAAATTTTGTCCATTAATGGAGCGGATAGATTCATAATATTTCGGCTTATATATGAGTATGAAAGGAAAATGTGCaataaaatattgtctttttattgtacaagtttattaaaacagcatAAGAGACAGTAGCTTTGTTTCTTGCACACATTTATTGTGGAACATCTATTTTAAGATTTTTCGTAGTTTTATGAGGAATGCTGAAAAGAAACAcattaaaatcagacattgcaatAGAATTCTTATAACATCTTAGAACACAAAAATCAAGAGCTAACTCACCCGTATGGCCAGTCTGTTCAGGATGAGGACGTGCAATGTACGGGACATCTCCAAACGCCACCGGATCTTGACCATTCAAATCCCCTTAAATAGAGCatgatttacagttgaggtcaacagtttacatactccttgcagaatctgcaaaatgttaattattttaccaaaataagagggatcatacaaaatgcatgttattttttgtttagtactgacctgaataagatttttcacataaaagacatttacatatagtccacaagaaaaaacaatagttgaatttataaaaatgaccctgttcaaaagtttacatacacttgattctgatacttgttacctgaatgatctacatgtgtttttttgtttgtttttttgtttagtaatagttgtccacaagtcacttgtttgtcctcaaaggttaaactgcctgctgtttttaagaaaaatccttcaggtcaaacaaattctttggtgtttctgcatttttgtgtatttaaaccctttccaacaatgactgtatgattttgagatccatcttttcacactgaagaaaaagagctagggggtgaaaaccttttgcatttaaagatcaaggtaaatttaacttattttgttttcttacaAACATATAAGTGTCTTATATAgcttcttaagggcagtactaaatgaaaaaaaagaagatatttaggcaaaataagaaaaatttacacatcttcattctgttcaaaagttttcaccccctggctcttaatgcatcatgtttccttcctGAAGCATCAGCGAGCAATTAAACCTGTGATAGTTAcatatgggtccctcagttgtcctcagtgtaaaaagatggatctcaaaatcatccagtcattgttggaaagggttcaaattcacaaaaatgctgaaaaacctaaaaATTTGGATTGGATTTGATTATTTTAACTGTGATTAGTATTTCAAACTGTGAATGATTTTAACTGATGTTTGGATTTTTGTGTAATAAGCAAGACTCAATCTGTGACTCCTTTATGAAGTAAAACAAAAGCGACAAACATTAGAGGAAAGACTGGTATTAAAGAGTTCACCTTTTGTGTCTTCACTTGGTTCACATtcgtcgtcatcatcatcatcttcacaTGGAGCTTTTCGTTTATTAAATGTGCCGTCTTTTTTAAATGATGGGCCAACAAGCCAATTTCTGTACTGAACCTCAACAATGCGTTCACAAACCAAAGGAAGAGCAGAGCATCGCAGACCCTCCAACAGATCAATGACCTGTGTGATACTGGTGACAAAatcagaaaaacatttaaaattcacCATTCAAAAGattccagataaatgctgttctttagaattttttatatataaaaatatagtttccacaaaaatattaagcagcaaaaactgattttaacattgatggtaataatgtttcttaaacaccaaatcagcatattagtatgatttctgaaggatcgtgtgacaccgaagaccggagtaatgatgctgaaaattcagctttgctatcaaaaaaaaaaattccatttttaaatacatttaaaaaaaaaagaaaacagctattttgatttgagaTAATATTTGGTAGTGTATGTGTATGCACAGAGTTTTGAATTACTTTGCTTGATAAACAGCACACACAGATCCAGGATGGAGGTGAGGAACCACCGCAGGTAAAGCCAAATGTGGATTAACCATATCCAAAGCAACCTAAAACACAAAATGTCTTTCATATACATacaacaaattattttaatataataaaattctaAAACACATCACAAGGTGTGGCTCCTCACCGAGTTGAAACCTCGCCCTGCCAGAAGAGGTCCAGCAGATATGAGATCTCTATGATGAAACTGAACATTATCAGGCCATTCCTCTCCACGCCGAAGACTCCACGAGGACCGCCAACGCTGGTAGTTTAATACAGCCTTTCTATGATGGTCTTCTCTTATCTCCACACTCAAAACACTTCCTTTATTACCCACTGATAACACAGACGTAAATGAATGCAGAGTGATACATTGCAATAGTATATCTGTAACAGTCTGGAAATAGACAATAGatacagaatctgctaaatgttatttattttaccaaaataagaggagtcatacaaaacgcatgttattttttatttagtaccgaccggaataagatatttcacataaaagatgtttacatatagtccacaagagaaaataatagttgagtttataaaaattacccagttaaaatgtttacatatacacTGTGtttatacctgaatgatccacagctgtgttttttttttttttttttttttgtttagtgatagttgttcatcagtcCATTGCCtatcctgaacagttcaactgcctgctcttcttccataaaatatttcaggtcccacaaataaattgttgttttttttctcagcatttttgtgtatttaaaccctttcaacaatgactgtatgcttttgagatccatctttttacattgaggacacctgagggactcatgtgcaagtattacaaaaggttcaaacgctcactgatgcttaagaaggaaacacaatgcattaagacatGAAggaaaatttaacttattttgtcttctgggaaacatgtaagtatcttctgtagcttctaaagggcagcactaaaagaaaaaaaatattatatacaggcaaaataaaaaaaaaatgtacacatctcattgtgttcaaaagtattcacccctggctcttaatgcattgtttttctttctggagcatcagtgagcgatctcaaatcttacagtcattgctgaaaagggttcaaatacacaaaaatgctgaaaaacgaataatttgtgggacctaaaagatttttctgaagaagagcggGACAAATAAGggacaactatcacaaaaaacaaaacaaaaaaacagttgtggatcattcaattaacaacacagtattaagaatcaagtgaaaaattattttctcttgtggactatatgtaaacgtcttttgtgTAAagcatcttattcaggtcagtgctaaataaaaaataacatgcattttgtaccaTCCTCTcattttagtcaaataattaaaattttgcagattctgcaaggtgtatataaacttttgacctcaactgtacttgtGGAGGACAATATTACTCATAACCTCATGACTAATCATTATATTGTGGTTTATGAATACCTAAAAGACAGAAAAGCGTCACATACCTGCCCTGGACAGGAAGAGGCTCATACCTCCAGATCCAGAGCCTGATTCCAGAACACAATCTCCTTCGGTCACATCCATCATGGTCAACATCGCACTAGCGTCCTGCAGAAGACATGGATCCAAGAAACTCTTTTGTTTTTACTGGCACAAAACTTACACAATGTAACATTTTCAACCTGAACTAAACAAAACGAAACAAATATCACAATTTATTCAAATATAGAAATTAAAGGCATGTTCATTATAGAAAAGGTGTGTTGAAGTCATTGCATGTACAGtattttaaaaattgcattttaatagaTTTTGTAATAAACTGTGTAAATGACTGATTGCTGCTTTGTGATGTTTATTTCTTACTTTAGGGTATGCAATAGCTGGCCCTCTCTTCATGAAGAGAGTAAACTCGTCCAGACTGGGTCGACGAATGACAATTGGGACTCCCATTGAAGTGCGTATGATGCTTCCAGCAGGACGGCCCTCCATGTCATTATGAGCTAAAAATCCCCAGCTGCTATGGAGCTTCAGTCCTTCCTTTAGTTGGAACATCTTCCGAAACTCTAAACGTCTTTTTCGACTGAACTCAGCCAGCAGAGTCTCTCCAAAATGTAATGGCCTTTCCCCAGGAACACACACATGATGTGGAGCAAAAGATCCTTGAGGACCCTCTGTTACTTCTTCTCGCTCCGTCTCCGGATTCTGACTGTCCTGTTGCACCTCAGTGTTTCTAGTGTCTCGTAGAGCCCAAACCTCTTGGCTTAATCTGTCTTCAGGCAGAAGCTGACTGACCCTCTCCAGTGGGGACAGAGAACGACGTCTTCCAAACACAGAAGCTCTTCGAGAGAGCTGTGGGAGAGTGGATGCAGGAGCGTCTGAACTACTGTCATCTCTGCCTGAATCATTTGGGCCAGTGCCAAAGTTTCTCAGAGCACAGAGAAATTGTTTATTGCGAACCACATTATGTCTCTCCAAACATGTGGCTTTGGCAAATTGGCGAGTCATAAATGAGAGACCCAAATGTATTGTAAAAGTCATGGTTTGTAGCTCAACAGAGAATGACTTAAAGGATGAAGATGACACACTTTTATGGTTTGTTTCTTCTCACCACACAGCAGCTACCTGAGCGCTTCTACACTGACCAGAAATAACAAATTGGTAGAAAAAGACTAAACATGCATTATATTAGTCACTACAAATTACGTATCCAATAACCTTTGTAAAATACAAAGGCAAACAAATTCATAGTAAATAGATTCTTTCGAACGACCTGTCATAATACCTAAGTAATTCGATATACAGTTATTTGCTGGCTGGATACTAGTTTAAGTTGCACCTTAACTTGAGTCCATTATGTTAGAAGAAAAACAATTTATCAGCGCAAGCATGATTCTTACTGGGCGCCGCCATGATGGAAAGGACGTCACTAAAGGATGCACTACTACCTGGTCGCCGGTAGGCGGGTTCTttcttctttttcattagtacaaTAATAAAGCTGACAACGTTCATTCTGTTCCGTTATGTACCTGATTCCGTTTCCCTTATGATACATATcgttaaaagaaaaaatatagctATTTATAAGGCTTGTATGATTTGCCTATAATATTATTTCTTATATAGTatcaaaaaagtaattaaaaattaattaaaaataaaaaatcctttGCAAAAACAAATCAGTTATTGTAGTTATTTATTAAAGACGTTTGTTATACTTAAATAAAAGAgaagaaaatatgtttttagGGGTCAGTGTAGTGAGGGTAGTGTAGTCTTGAGGCATCTTTAAAATTCTTAAGGTTTAATAGACATTAAACCTTTAATTTGTATatcttttgatgaatagaaagttcagaagaacagctttataatgaatagaaatattttttaacattataaatgtctttatcatcatttttgatcaatttaaagcatccttgctaaataaaaatatacatttctatAATCGTTTCCCCCCTGACTggtatatagtgtataatgttacaaatgctgatctttggatctttctattcatcaaagaatcctgaaaaaatgtactcagctgttttaaatattgataataatattattattaataataattaataataataataatatgttttttaaacaacaaatcagcatattagaatgatttctgaaggatcatgtggattaatggtgctgaaaatgtagctttgatcacaagaataaatcaaaattttaaatacattcatatagaaagcagttattttaaatagtaaatatatttcacaatattactgattttgttgtattttggattaaataaatgcaggcttgaaacattaaaaaaaacattaaaaatcttactgttcaaaaacctttgaatGGTTATATTACAGGTACAAAATAAATGTGCAACTGTTTCCAGTAAATGTTGCAGAATGAACactgattttttaaaattataatttaatgctTTACAGAGATAGTATATACATATAATGGCACTTAAAAGTGAAGTCTAGTTTAGTTGAGGTACTATGTACTAAAACGTATTCACTTCACATATGCATTTGATAACTCCCCAAAAAAATGCACTTTTAAATTCCGCTAGATAACAAAACTCAAGCACGAAACTTCCGCATTCGTCAGTGATTGGTTAAAAACAAGAATGGCACGCCTCTGGAACCCAGCGGGGCCAATTAGCGTTTTCGCTGCGCCTGTGCAAGCTGCGCATGCGCGCTCTCCAATTTTCTCTCACACGTGTTTCCCGTGGAGCAGACGGACGCACGCGGAATGGTAAGATGGCGGCGGACGGAGGCCGAGCTGCGCTACCCTGCGCTTTCAGCCCCAAATCACAGCAATTCCTGGCTCTCTGCGCACAGGACGGGAGATTGCGCATCTGGAATACCGACAGCAAAACTCTACAACAGGAATACGTGCCTTCCGCGCACCTGAGCGCAGCCTGTACCTGCGTGACATGGGGACCGTGCCGAGCTGTTCAGGTAACGTTAGCGCACAGTGTTCGGGGGGTAGTCAGGGGTTGCGGCCTGTTGTAACGCAGTGCAACGTTGCAGGGTCTTCGAGTCGTTTGTATCTGtatttattttgaatgtgatcATAAAACTAAACGCTGACTGTTTGTGAATGTATATTTTGGGTGCTGTATAACTGCACTCGTGGGGCGCGCTGCGCACATGTTGCGTGTGGCACATGTGCAGACACAGGCCTCGAGACCCACAACTTCAACACGAAATTCAACATAAAAACTTGTAAAAATCACTACACAGTTGTTAAAAGTGCGGCTGTATGTTTATTTTGAAGCTCGTAAACATTGTTATATTCGTCTGTTGGCTGTCGGTGGCTAATAACGTAGGCAGAATAAGTTGAGGTGGGCTAAAGTGAttgtataagtttttttttattttataactcaAGATTTTGTCAACATGTCTGTGTTGGAATGATACTAATTTTTGTGCGCTTTAATAATCAGTGTTGTGTTTAGATGTACTTTAGAGAACTAATACATGGCCACATGGTGCACCCTTACTCGTGAATTTTAACTTGTTGCACTTTAGTGAAATGTCTATCAAATATTAGTCTTTCGGTCACGTTTAAGTATACTAATAACACGTAAAACGTGTCAAGTCGTTGATTCTGAATAGTGCTGGAGAGAGTTGGCCATATACAACTTTGACAAGTAATTCTTCCATTGTTACTAGTAGCAAATATTTGACTTTGAATTATCTTATGTTTGTTACCTCTATATCAAACATTCACTTGGCACtagtatgttttttttagttGGTCTGGTACCTGTTCAAAATTTGCTATTAGCTGGTTGTAGTAGGCCTACTTCTTGTAACTGTACAAATACTTATAACCTGTCCTAATGTTCATAATACAAACTTTACTGTTAGCTAGAGGTCCGTATTgatacttaataaaaatgtatttttaaaattgttaaaGGTACCATAAACAGTTTGAATAGTTGACTACTAAAGACTGTAGATTCcagtaataaatgtgaccctggaccacaaaaccagttgtaagtagcacaggtatatttatgatcaaaattatacatttttaatttatcaaacaatcattaggatattaagtaaagatcatgttccatgaagatgttttgtaaatatcTTACCATACATACATAATGTAATTTTTAGtaagtattatgcattgctaaaaacttaatttcgacaactttagaggcgattttctcaaaaaaaattttACACCCTCCGATTCCagttttttcaaatagttgtatctcaggacAAGTATTTtcatatcctaacaaagcataAGTCAATGgttagcttatttattcaattccAATAACTGGTTatgtgtccagggtcacaaatggcaagatttttttttcaccaggaacaaatgtttttttttttttttttgtatgtaccAGTATCCAATGAGTAGGTACTAGTGAAACTTAAAACACTAGTCGCTATATAGTTTGCAAGTGAAAACGGATAAT from Garra rufa chromosome 21, GarRuf1.0, whole genome shotgun sequence includes:
- the trmt61b gene encoding tRNA (adenine(58)-N(1))-methyltransferase, mitochondrial; translation: MTFTIHLGLSFMTRQFAKATCLERHNVVRNKQFLCALRNFGTGPNDSGRDDSSSDAPASTLPQLSRRASVFGRRRSLSPLERVSQLLPEDRLSQEVWALRDTRNTEVQQDSQNPETEREEVTEGPQGSFAPHHVCVPGERPLHFGETLLAEFSRKRRLEFRKMFQLKEGLKLHSSWGFLAHNDMEGRPAGSIIRTSMGVPIVIRRPSLDEFTLFMKRGPAIAYPKDASAMLTMMDVTEGDCVLESGSGSGGMSLFLSRAVGNKGSVLSVEIREDHHRKAVLNYQRWRSSWSLRRGEEWPDNVQFHHRDLISAGPLLAGRGFNSVALDMVNPHLALPAVVPHLHPGSVCAVYQANITQVIDLLEGLRCSALPLVCERIVEVQYRNWLVGPSFKKDGTFNKRKAPCEDDDDDDECEPSEDTKGDLNGQDPVAFGDVPYIARPHPEQTGHTAFLIKLRKILK